The following coding sequences lie in one Saccopteryx bilineata isolate mSacBil1 chromosome X, mSacBil1_pri_phased_curated, whole genome shotgun sequence genomic window:
- the ERCC6L gene encoding DNA excision repair protein ERCC-6-like isoform X1, with protein sequence MEASQGFLEPGALSPEQAARYLRYVKEAKEATKNGDLEEALKLFNLAKDIFPNEKVMSRIQKLQEALEELPDHGDDEFTDVCNSGLLLYRELHDQLFEHQKEGVAFLYSLYKDGRKGGILADDMGLGKTVQIIAFLSGMFDASFVNHVLLIMPTSLISTWVKEFANWTPGMRVRTFHGPSKDQRTRNLTRIQQRNGVIITTYQMLINNWQQLSTLNGQAFVWDYVILDEAHKIKSSSTKSAICARAIPASNRILLTGTPVQNNLQELWSLFDFACQGSLLGTLKTFKMEYENPITRAREKDATPGEKALGFKISENLMAIIKPYFLRRTKEEIQKKKSSNSEVRLCEKNPDVDAIYEMPSLSRKNDLIIWIRLVPCQEEIYRKFVSLDHIKELLMETRSPLAELGVLKKLCDHPRLLSARACHLLNLRAVQDENEGEDSSDMDHIGQVTDDTLMKESGKMIFLMALLKKLRDEGHQTLVFSQSRQILNIVERLLKNRHFKVLRIDGTITHLAERERRINLFQQNKDYSVFLLTTQVGGVGLTLTAATRVVIFDPSWNPATDAQAVDRAHRIGQKENVVVYRLITCGTVEEKIYRRQVFKDSLVRQTTGDKKNPFRYFSKQELRELFTIEDFQNSATQLQLQSLHAAQRRSNKELDEHIAYLHSLGIAGISDHDLMYTHDLSVKEELDMIDDSPYIQERVQKAQFLVEFESQNTELFMERQRNEGIWLRETIFLSQRKEKCPEVNKPQPQPSRILTTSRTQEEEISSQMASVIIDDLPEESEKHCLSRIKMNVTIVQDGRHPRESIFDAEFLATLPKGCGSAQEIGTDSSLGMALQKEASQEGPTTEVLQENPLGSFTDLLSKSVRADSGPNLDELMNDEILHQCNPWLTNPITNETQNTELNASVIEIAADDSLASHSALQDSQAKEATLEEEPLASLPQYVCDFNLFLEDSADNGQNLSSQSLKHIEKENSLCGSAANSRAQLVHSKAGLSMDLSEKDEDSEVVNVRGRTKTRRIVSDGEDEQDTFNDTPITDPFNTSAFQLSVKQFDASTPKNDTSPCGRSFSFKIPDSINKSVSSRRSLASRKSLINVVLDHVEDMEERLENSSEAKVAEDHLEEGAAGCSGEASECTEEEPSGDHLEEGAAGCSGEASECTEEEPSGDHLEEGAAGCSGEASECTEEEPSGDHLEEGAAGCSGEASECTEEEPSGDHLEEGAAGCSGEASECTEEEPSGDHLEEGAAGCSGEASECTEEEPSGDHLEEGAAGCSGEASECTEEEPSGETLSSENKSSWLTTPKPGALAQDPSPGDPGPLSGGQSVDSLQNNTVEAVNDYETLVMRGKALKECGKIQEALDCFVKALDIKSEDPEVMLMTLNLYKQLNTT encoded by the exons ATGGAGGCGTCCCAAGGGTTTCTGGAACCCGGGGCTTTAAGCCCAGAGCAGGCTGCCCGTTACCTGAG atacgTGAAAGAGGCCAAAGAGGCAACTAAGAATGGAGATCTAGAAGAAGCACTTAAACTTTTCAATTTGGCAAAGGACATTTTTCCCAATGAAAAGGTGATGAGCAGAATCCAAAAACTACAGGAAGCCTTGGAGGAGTTGCCAGATCATGGAGATGATGAATTCACAGATGTATGCAACTCTGGCTTGCTGCTTTATCGAGAACTGCACGACCAACTATTTGAGCACCAGAAGGAAGGCGTAGCTTTCCTATATAGCCTATACAAAGATGGAAGAAAAGGTGGTATCTTGGCAGATGATATGGGATTAGGGAAGACTGTTCAAATCATTGCTTTCCTTTCTGGTATGTTTGATGCTTCATTTGTGAATCATGTGCTCCTGATCATGCCAACCAGTCTTATTAGCACATGGGTAAAAGAATTTGCCAACTGGACTCCAGGAATGAGAGTCAGAACCTTTCATGGTCCTAGTAAAGATCAACGTACCAGAAACCTCACTAGGATTCAGCAAAGGAATGGTGTCATTATCACTACATACCAAATGTTAATCAATAATTGGCAGCAACTTTCAACCTTGAATGGCCAAGCATTTGTGTGGGACTATGTTATCCTTGATgaagcacataaaataaaatcttcgTCTACTAAGTCAGCAATATGTGCTCGTGCTATCCCTGCCAGTAATCGCATCCTCCTCACAGGAACCCCAGTCCAGAATAATTTACAAGAACTCTGGTCCCTGTTTGATTTTGCTTGTCAAGGGTCCTTGCTAGgaacattaaaaacttttaaaatggagTATGAAAATCCAATTAccagagcaagagagaaggatGCTACTCCAGGGGAAAAAGCCTTGGGATTTAAGATATCTGAAAACTTAATGGCAATCATAAAACCCTATTTTCTCCGGAGGACTAAAGAAGAGATACAGAAGAAAAAGTCAAGCAACTCAGAGGTCAGACTTTGTGAAAAGAATCCAGATGTTGATGCCATTTATGAAATGCCTTCCCTTTCCAGGaaaaatgatttaattatttGGATACGTCTTGTACCTTGTCAAgaagaaatatacagaaaattcGTGTCTCTAGATCATATCAAGGAGTTGTTAATGGAGACACGCTCACCTTTGGCTGAGCTAGGTGTCTTAAAGAAGCTGTGCGATCATCCTAGGCTGCTCTCTGCACGAGCTTGTCATTTGCTGAATCTGCGAGCTGTTCAAGATGAAAATGAAGGGGAAGATTCTTCAGACATGGACCATATTGGTCAAGTAACTGATGATACACTGATGAAAGAATCTGGAAAAATGATATTTCTAATGGCTCTACTTAAGAAATTGCGAGATGAAGGTCATCAGACTCTGGTCTTTTCCCAGTCAAGACAAATTCTAAACATTGTTGAACGCCTCCTAAAGAATAGGCACTTTAAGGTATTGCGAATTGATGGAACAATTACTCATCTTGCAGAACGAGAAAGAAGAATTAACTTATTCCAGCAAAATAAAGATTACTCTGTTTTTCTGCTTACTACTCAAGTAGGTGGTGTTGGCTTAACATTAACTGCAGCAACTAGAGTGGTCATTTTTGACCCTAGCTGGAATCCTGCAACTGATGCTCAAGCTGTAGATAGAGCTCACCGAattggacaaaaagaaaatgttgtgGTTTATAGGTTAATCACTTGTGGAACTGTAGAGGAGAAAATATACAGAAGACAGGTTTTCAAGGACTCACTAGTAAGACAAACTACTGGTGATAAGAAGAACCCTTTCCGATATTTTAGTAAACAAGAATTAAGAGAGCTCTTCACAATTGAGGATTTTCAGAACTCTGCAACCCAGCTGCAACTTCAGTCTTTGCATGCTGCTCAGAGAAGATCTAATAAGGAACTAGATGAACATATTGCCTATCTGCACTCTTTGGGGATAGCTGGAATCTCAGACCATGATTTGATGTACACACATGATCTGTCTGTTAAAGAAGAACTTGATATGATAGACGATTCTCCCTATATTCAAGAAAGGGTTCAGAAAGCTCAATTCCTTGTTGAATTTGAGTCTCAAAATACAGAGCTCTTCatggaaagacaaagaaatgaggGTATCTGGCTGAGAGAAACTATATTTCTTTctcaaagaaaggagaaatgtcCTGAAGTGAATAAACCACAGCCTCAGCCTTCACGTATTTTGACTACTTCTCGTACCCAGGAAGAAGAAATCAGTTCTCAAATGGCAAGTGTAATCATTGATGATCTTCCCgaagagagtgagaaacactGTCTTTCCAGAATAAAGATGAATGTTACCATTGTACAAGATGGTAGGCACCCACGTGAAAGCATATTTGATGCTGAATTTCTAGCTACTTTACCCAAGGGGTGTGGAAGTGCACAAGAAATTGGGACCGACTCTTCATTGGGAATGGCTCTACAAAAAGAGGCATCACAAGAGGGGCCTACTACAGAGGTGCTGCAAGAGAACCCTCTGGGAAGTTTTACTGACTTACTTAGCAAATCGGTTAGAGCTGATTCTGGGCCAAATCTAGATGAACTAATGAATGATGAGATTTTACATCAGTGTAATCCTTGGCTCACTAACCCCATAACAAATGAAACTCAAAATACAGAATTAAATGCATCTGTTATTGAAATAGCTGCTGATGACTCATTGGCATCCCACAGTGCACTGCAAGATTCTCAAGCAAAAGAGGCCACCTTGGAAGAGGAACCTTTAGCATCTTTACCACAGTATGTGtgtgatttcaatcttttctTAGAAGACTCTGCAGACAATGGACAAAATCTTTCCAGTCAGTCTTTGAAGcatattgagaaagaaaatagCTTGTGTGGCTCTGCAGCTAATTCTAGAGCACAGTTGGTACATAGCAAAGCTGGTCTCAGTATGGATCTTTCTGAGAAAGATGAAGATTCAGAAGTAGTTAATGTGAGAGGCAGAACTAAAACTAGAAGGATCGTTTCAGATGGTGAAGATGAACAGGATACTTTTAATGATACTCCAATCACAGATCCATTCAACACATCTGCCTTTCAGTTATCTGTAAAACAATTTGATGCTTCCACTCCTAAAAATGATACCAGTCCATGTGGAAGgtccttttcatttaaaatacctGATAGTATAAATAAATCTGTAAGCTCTAGAAGATCCCTGGCTTCTAGGAAGTCTCTTATTAATGTGGTGTTAGACCATGTGGAAGATATGGAAGAAAGACTTGAAAACAGCAGTGAAGCAAAGGTAGCTGAAGATCATCTGGAGGAAGGAGCCGCGGGGTGCAGTGGTGAAGCCTCAGAGTGCACAGAAGAGGAACCTTCCGGAGATCATCTGGAGGAAGGAGCCGCGGGGTGCAGTGGTGAAGCCTCAGAGTGTACAGAAGAGGAACCTTCCGGAGATCATCTGGAGGAAGGAGCCGCGGGGTGCAGTGGTGAAGCCTCAGAGTGTACAGAAGAGGAACCTTCTGGAGATCATCTGGAGGAAGGAGCCGCGGGGTGCAGTGGTGAAGCCTCAGAGTGTACAGAAGAGGAACCTTCCGGAGATCATCTGGAGGAAGGAGCCGCGGGGTGCAGTGGTGAAGCCTCAGAGTGTACAGAAGAGGAACCTTCCGGAGATCATCTGGAGGAAGGAGCCGCGGGGTGCAGTGGTGAAGCCTCAGAGTGTACAGAAGAGGAACCTTCCGGAGATCATCTGGAGGAAGGAGCCGCGGGGTGCAGTGGTGAAGCCTCAGAGTGTACAGAAGAGGAACCTTCCGGAGAAACCCTATCTTCAGAAAATAAGTCCAGCTGGTTAACTACACCTAAGCCTGGTGCTTTAGCTCAGGATCCCTCTCCTGGTGACCCTGGGCCTTTGTCTGGTGGACAGTCGGTTGATTCTCTTCAGAATAACACAGTGGAGGCTGTTAATGACTATGAGACTCTTGTAATGCGTGGGAAGGCATTGAAAGAGTGTGGAAAAATACAGGAGGCCTTAGACTGCTTCGTTAAAGCACTTGACATAAAAAGTGAGGATCCTGAAGTCATGCTTATGACTTTAAATTTGTATAAGCAACTTAATACAACTTGA
- the ERCC6L gene encoding DNA excision repair protein ERCC-6-like isoform X2, whose protein sequence is MSRIQKLQEALEELPDHGDDEFTDVCNSGLLLYRELHDQLFEHQKEGVAFLYSLYKDGRKGGILADDMGLGKTVQIIAFLSGMFDASFVNHVLLIMPTSLISTWVKEFANWTPGMRVRTFHGPSKDQRTRNLTRIQQRNGVIITTYQMLINNWQQLSTLNGQAFVWDYVILDEAHKIKSSSTKSAICARAIPASNRILLTGTPVQNNLQELWSLFDFACQGSLLGTLKTFKMEYENPITRAREKDATPGEKALGFKISENLMAIIKPYFLRRTKEEIQKKKSSNSEVRLCEKNPDVDAIYEMPSLSRKNDLIIWIRLVPCQEEIYRKFVSLDHIKELLMETRSPLAELGVLKKLCDHPRLLSARACHLLNLRAVQDENEGEDSSDMDHIGQVTDDTLMKESGKMIFLMALLKKLRDEGHQTLVFSQSRQILNIVERLLKNRHFKVLRIDGTITHLAERERRINLFQQNKDYSVFLLTTQVGGVGLTLTAATRVVIFDPSWNPATDAQAVDRAHRIGQKENVVVYRLITCGTVEEKIYRRQVFKDSLVRQTTGDKKNPFRYFSKQELRELFTIEDFQNSATQLQLQSLHAAQRRSNKELDEHIAYLHSLGIAGISDHDLMYTHDLSVKEELDMIDDSPYIQERVQKAQFLVEFESQNTELFMERQRNEGIWLRETIFLSQRKEKCPEVNKPQPQPSRILTTSRTQEEEISSQMASVIIDDLPEESEKHCLSRIKMNVTIVQDGRHPRESIFDAEFLATLPKGCGSAQEIGTDSSLGMALQKEASQEGPTTEVLQENPLGSFTDLLSKSVRADSGPNLDELMNDEILHQCNPWLTNPITNETQNTELNASVIEIAADDSLASHSALQDSQAKEATLEEEPLASLPQYVCDFNLFLEDSADNGQNLSSQSLKHIEKENSLCGSAANSRAQLVHSKAGLSMDLSEKDEDSEVVNVRGRTKTRRIVSDGEDEQDTFNDTPITDPFNTSAFQLSVKQFDASTPKNDTSPCGRSFSFKIPDSINKSVSSRRSLASRKSLINVVLDHVEDMEERLENSSEAKVAEDHLEEGAAGCSGEASECTEEEPSGDHLEEGAAGCSGEASECTEEEPSGDHLEEGAAGCSGEASECTEEEPSGDHLEEGAAGCSGEASECTEEEPSGDHLEEGAAGCSGEASECTEEEPSGDHLEEGAAGCSGEASECTEEEPSGDHLEEGAAGCSGEASECTEEEPSGETLSSENKSSWLTTPKPGALAQDPSPGDPGPLSGGQSVDSLQNNTVEAVNDYETLVMRGKALKECGKIQEALDCFVKALDIKSEDPEVMLMTLNLYKQLNTT, encoded by the coding sequence ATGAGCAGAATCCAAAAACTACAGGAAGCCTTGGAGGAGTTGCCAGATCATGGAGATGATGAATTCACAGATGTATGCAACTCTGGCTTGCTGCTTTATCGAGAACTGCACGACCAACTATTTGAGCACCAGAAGGAAGGCGTAGCTTTCCTATATAGCCTATACAAAGATGGAAGAAAAGGTGGTATCTTGGCAGATGATATGGGATTAGGGAAGACTGTTCAAATCATTGCTTTCCTTTCTGGTATGTTTGATGCTTCATTTGTGAATCATGTGCTCCTGATCATGCCAACCAGTCTTATTAGCACATGGGTAAAAGAATTTGCCAACTGGACTCCAGGAATGAGAGTCAGAACCTTTCATGGTCCTAGTAAAGATCAACGTACCAGAAACCTCACTAGGATTCAGCAAAGGAATGGTGTCATTATCACTACATACCAAATGTTAATCAATAATTGGCAGCAACTTTCAACCTTGAATGGCCAAGCATTTGTGTGGGACTATGTTATCCTTGATgaagcacataaaataaaatcttcgTCTACTAAGTCAGCAATATGTGCTCGTGCTATCCCTGCCAGTAATCGCATCCTCCTCACAGGAACCCCAGTCCAGAATAATTTACAAGAACTCTGGTCCCTGTTTGATTTTGCTTGTCAAGGGTCCTTGCTAGgaacattaaaaacttttaaaatggagTATGAAAATCCAATTAccagagcaagagagaaggatGCTACTCCAGGGGAAAAAGCCTTGGGATTTAAGATATCTGAAAACTTAATGGCAATCATAAAACCCTATTTTCTCCGGAGGACTAAAGAAGAGATACAGAAGAAAAAGTCAAGCAACTCAGAGGTCAGACTTTGTGAAAAGAATCCAGATGTTGATGCCATTTATGAAATGCCTTCCCTTTCCAGGaaaaatgatttaattatttGGATACGTCTTGTACCTTGTCAAgaagaaatatacagaaaattcGTGTCTCTAGATCATATCAAGGAGTTGTTAATGGAGACACGCTCACCTTTGGCTGAGCTAGGTGTCTTAAAGAAGCTGTGCGATCATCCTAGGCTGCTCTCTGCACGAGCTTGTCATTTGCTGAATCTGCGAGCTGTTCAAGATGAAAATGAAGGGGAAGATTCTTCAGACATGGACCATATTGGTCAAGTAACTGATGATACACTGATGAAAGAATCTGGAAAAATGATATTTCTAATGGCTCTACTTAAGAAATTGCGAGATGAAGGTCATCAGACTCTGGTCTTTTCCCAGTCAAGACAAATTCTAAACATTGTTGAACGCCTCCTAAAGAATAGGCACTTTAAGGTATTGCGAATTGATGGAACAATTACTCATCTTGCAGAACGAGAAAGAAGAATTAACTTATTCCAGCAAAATAAAGATTACTCTGTTTTTCTGCTTACTACTCAAGTAGGTGGTGTTGGCTTAACATTAACTGCAGCAACTAGAGTGGTCATTTTTGACCCTAGCTGGAATCCTGCAACTGATGCTCAAGCTGTAGATAGAGCTCACCGAattggacaaaaagaaaatgttgtgGTTTATAGGTTAATCACTTGTGGAACTGTAGAGGAGAAAATATACAGAAGACAGGTTTTCAAGGACTCACTAGTAAGACAAACTACTGGTGATAAGAAGAACCCTTTCCGATATTTTAGTAAACAAGAATTAAGAGAGCTCTTCACAATTGAGGATTTTCAGAACTCTGCAACCCAGCTGCAACTTCAGTCTTTGCATGCTGCTCAGAGAAGATCTAATAAGGAACTAGATGAACATATTGCCTATCTGCACTCTTTGGGGATAGCTGGAATCTCAGACCATGATTTGATGTACACACATGATCTGTCTGTTAAAGAAGAACTTGATATGATAGACGATTCTCCCTATATTCAAGAAAGGGTTCAGAAAGCTCAATTCCTTGTTGAATTTGAGTCTCAAAATACAGAGCTCTTCatggaaagacaaagaaatgaggGTATCTGGCTGAGAGAAACTATATTTCTTTctcaaagaaaggagaaatgtcCTGAAGTGAATAAACCACAGCCTCAGCCTTCACGTATTTTGACTACTTCTCGTACCCAGGAAGAAGAAATCAGTTCTCAAATGGCAAGTGTAATCATTGATGATCTTCCCgaagagagtgagaaacactGTCTTTCCAGAATAAAGATGAATGTTACCATTGTACAAGATGGTAGGCACCCACGTGAAAGCATATTTGATGCTGAATTTCTAGCTACTTTACCCAAGGGGTGTGGAAGTGCACAAGAAATTGGGACCGACTCTTCATTGGGAATGGCTCTACAAAAAGAGGCATCACAAGAGGGGCCTACTACAGAGGTGCTGCAAGAGAACCCTCTGGGAAGTTTTACTGACTTACTTAGCAAATCGGTTAGAGCTGATTCTGGGCCAAATCTAGATGAACTAATGAATGATGAGATTTTACATCAGTGTAATCCTTGGCTCACTAACCCCATAACAAATGAAACTCAAAATACAGAATTAAATGCATCTGTTATTGAAATAGCTGCTGATGACTCATTGGCATCCCACAGTGCACTGCAAGATTCTCAAGCAAAAGAGGCCACCTTGGAAGAGGAACCTTTAGCATCTTTACCACAGTATGTGtgtgatttcaatcttttctTAGAAGACTCTGCAGACAATGGACAAAATCTTTCCAGTCAGTCTTTGAAGcatattgagaaagaaaatagCTTGTGTGGCTCTGCAGCTAATTCTAGAGCACAGTTGGTACATAGCAAAGCTGGTCTCAGTATGGATCTTTCTGAGAAAGATGAAGATTCAGAAGTAGTTAATGTGAGAGGCAGAACTAAAACTAGAAGGATCGTTTCAGATGGTGAAGATGAACAGGATACTTTTAATGATACTCCAATCACAGATCCATTCAACACATCTGCCTTTCAGTTATCTGTAAAACAATTTGATGCTTCCACTCCTAAAAATGATACCAGTCCATGTGGAAGgtccttttcatttaaaatacctGATAGTATAAATAAATCTGTAAGCTCTAGAAGATCCCTGGCTTCTAGGAAGTCTCTTATTAATGTGGTGTTAGACCATGTGGAAGATATGGAAGAAAGACTTGAAAACAGCAGTGAAGCAAAGGTAGCTGAAGATCATCTGGAGGAAGGAGCCGCGGGGTGCAGTGGTGAAGCCTCAGAGTGCACAGAAGAGGAACCTTCCGGAGATCATCTGGAGGAAGGAGCCGCGGGGTGCAGTGGTGAAGCCTCAGAGTGTACAGAAGAGGAACCTTCCGGAGATCATCTGGAGGAAGGAGCCGCGGGGTGCAGTGGTGAAGCCTCAGAGTGTACAGAAGAGGAACCTTCTGGAGATCATCTGGAGGAAGGAGCCGCGGGGTGCAGTGGTGAAGCCTCAGAGTGTACAGAAGAGGAACCTTCCGGAGATCATCTGGAGGAAGGAGCCGCGGGGTGCAGTGGTGAAGCCTCAGAGTGTACAGAAGAGGAACCTTCCGGAGATCATCTGGAGGAAGGAGCCGCGGGGTGCAGTGGTGAAGCCTCAGAGTGTACAGAAGAGGAACCTTCCGGAGATCATCTGGAGGAAGGAGCCGCGGGGTGCAGTGGTGAAGCCTCAGAGTGTACAGAAGAGGAACCTTCCGGAGAAACCCTATCTTCAGAAAATAAGTCCAGCTGGTTAACTACACCTAAGCCTGGTGCTTTAGCTCAGGATCCCTCTCCTGGTGACCCTGGGCCTTTGTCTGGTGGACAGTCGGTTGATTCTCTTCAGAATAACACAGTGGAGGCTGTTAATGACTATGAGACTCTTGTAATGCGTGGGAAGGCATTGAAAGAGTGTGGAAAAATACAGGAGGCCTTAGACTGCTTCGTTAAAGCACTTGACATAAAAAGTGAGGATCCTGAAGTCATGCTTATGACTTTAAATTTGTATAAGCAACTTAATACAACTTGA